A part of Antechinus flavipes isolate AdamAnt ecotype Samford, QLD, Australia chromosome 6, AdamAnt_v2, whole genome shotgun sequence genomic DNA contains:
- the LOC127540143 gene encoding olfactory receptor 1044-like — MAEINFTQVTEFILLGITDKQELKIPLFIIFLSIYMVTVVGNLGLITIIRIDSRLKTPMYFFLSHLAFVDFCYSSSITPKMLGNFLYEKNIISFYACATQLGCFIHFNDVECLLLASMAYDRYVAICNPLLYMVLMPPKICIQLVVIPYICSLMVATYHVILTFRLSYCGSNVINHFYCDDMPLMKLSCSDTSFKQMWIFICAGILGAAALFIVFVSYVFIVSAILKMKSAEGRRKAFFTCGSHMVAVTLFYGTLIFMYLQPSSKHSLDTDKMVSVFYSVIIPMLNPLIYSLRNKEVKDALKKALSNSN, encoded by the coding sequence ATGGCTGAGATTAATTTTACCCAGGTGACTGAATTCATTCTCTTGGGCATCACTGACAAGCAAGAGTTGAAGATTCCTCTCTTCATAATAttcctatctatctatatggTCACAGTGGTGGGCAATTTGGGTCTCATCACGATCATCAGAATAGACTCACGACTAAAAACTCCAATGTATTTCTTCCTAAGTCACCTGGCATTTGTAGATTTCTGTTATTCTTCTTCAATCACACCTAAGATGTTGGGCAATTTCttatatgagaaaaatataatctctttctaTGCATGTGCTACTCAACTAGGGTGCTTTATTCATTTCAATGATGTAGAATGCCTCTTGCTAGCTTCCATGGCCTATGATCGCTATGTGGCTATTTGTAACCCTTTGCTTTATATGGTTTTGATGCCTCCTAAAATCTGTATTCAGCTTGTAGTCATACCCTACATCTGCAGTTTGATGGTGGCAACATACCATGTTATCCTGACATTCCGCCTGTCCTACTGTGGTTCTAACGTGATCAACCATTTCTACTGTGATGACATGCCTCTCATGAAGCTGTCCTGCTCTGATACCAGTTTCAAACAAATGTGGATTTTTATCTGTGCTGGAATCCTTGGTGCTGCTGCCCTTTTTATTGTCTTTGTCTCCTATGTATTTATTGTCTCTGCAATTCTAAAGATGAAATCTGCTGAAGGCAGGCGCAAAGCTTTCTTTACTTGTGGCTCACACATGGTGGCTGTCACCCTTTTTTATGGGACCTTAATATTTATGTACTTACAGCCTAGCTCAAAACATTCCCTTGATACAGATAAGATGGTCTCTGTCTTTTATTCAGTGATCATTCCCATGTTAAATCCCCTGATCTACAGTTTGAGAAATAAGGAAGTAAAGGATGCTCTGAAGAAGGCCTTAAGTAATAGTAATTAA
- the LOC127540126 gene encoding LOW QUALITY PROTEIN: olfactory receptor 8U9-like (The sequence of the model RefSeq protein was modified relative to this genomic sequence to represent the inferred CDS: substituted 1 base at 1 genomic stop codon), translating to MEXMAEINFTRVTEFILLGITDKKELKIPLFIIFLSIYMVTVVGNLGLITLIRIDSRLKTPMYFFLSHLAFVDFCYSSSITPKMLGNFLYEKNIISFYACATQLGCFINFMNAECLLLASMAYDRYMAICNPLLYMVLMSPKICVQLVAAPYIYSFIVALYHVILTFRLSYCGSNIINHFYCDDMPLLRLSCSDTHFKQMWIFACAGIMLILSLMVISVSYIFIISAILKMQSAEGRHKAFSTCGSHMMAVTIFYGTLIFMYLQPSSNHSLDTDKMASVFYTVIVPMLNPLIYSLRNKEVKDALKKALSNNNYALILIKLRQ from the coding sequence ATGGAATAAATGGCTGAGATTAATTTCACTAGGGTGACTGAGTTCATCCTCTTGGGCATCACTGACAAGAAAGAGCTGAAGATTCCTCTCTTCATAATAttcctatctatctatatggTCACAGTGGTGGGCAATTTGGGTCTCATCACACTCATTAGAATAGACTCACGACTAAAAACTCCAATGTATTTCTTCCTAAGTCACCTGGCATTTGTAGATTTCTGTTATTCTTCTTCAATCACACCTAAGATGTTGGGGAATTTCttatatgagaaaaatataatttctttctatgCATGTGCTACTCAACTAGGGTGTTTTATTAACTTCATGAATGCAGAATGCTTGTTGCTAGCTTCCATGGCCTATGATCGCTATATGGCCATTTGTAACCCTTTGCTTTATATGGTTCTGATGTCTCCAAAAATCTGTGTTCAGCTTGTAGCTGCTCCCTACATCTACAGTTTCATAGTGGCACTCTACCATGTTATACTGACATTCCGCCTCTCCTACTGTGGTTCTAATATTATCAACCATTTCTACTGTGATGATATGCCTCTCTTGAGGCTGTCCTGCTCTGATACCCATTTCAAACAAATGTGGATTTTTGCATGTGCGGGAATAATGCTTATTTTGTCTCTTATGGTGATCTCTGTCtcctatatatttattatctctgCAATTCTAAAGATGCAATCAGCTGAAGGCAGGCATAAAGCTTTCTCTACTTGTGGCTCACACATGATGGCTGTCACCATTTTTTACGGGACcttaatatttatgtatttacagCCGAGCTCAAACCATTCCCTTGATACAGATAAGATGGCCTCAGTCTTTTATACAGTAATTGTTCCCATGTTAAATCCCCTAATCTACAGTTTGAGGAATAAGGAGGTAAAAGATGCTCTGAAGAAGGCCTTAAGCAATAATAATTATGcacttattttaattaaattaagacagtga
- the LOC127540139 gene encoding LOW QUALITY PROTEIN: olfactory receptor 1044-like (The sequence of the model RefSeq protein was modified relative to this genomic sequence to represent the inferred CDS: substituted 1 base at 1 genomic stop codon), with product MEXMAEINFTQVTEFILLGITDKQELKIPLFILFLSIYMFTVVGNLGLITIIRIDSRLKTPMYFFLSHLAFVDFCYSSSITPKMLGNFLYEKNIISFYACATQLGCFINFTNAECLLLASMAYDRYVAICNPLLYMVLMSPKICSQLVVIPYIYSLMVAIYHVILTFRLSYCGSNIINHFYCDDMPLLRLSCSDTHFKEMWLFICAGIIGIASLLVISVSYMFIISAILKMKSAEGRYKAFSTCGSHMMAVTIFYGTLIFMYLQPSSNHSLDTDKMVSVFYSVIIPMLNPLIYSLRNKEVKDALKKALRNSN from the coding sequence ATGGAATAAATGGCCGAGATTAATTTTACCCAGGTGACTGAATTCATTCTCTTGGGCATCACTGACAAGCAAGAGCTGAAGATTCCTCTCTTCATACTGttcttatctatctatatgttcACAGTGGTGGGCAATTTGGGTCTCATCACAATCATCAGAATAGACTCACGACTGAAAACTCCAATGTATTTCTTCCTAAGTCACCTGGCATTTGTAGATTTCTGTTATTCTTCTTCAATCACACCTAAGATGTTGGGGAATTTCttatatgagaaaaatataatctctttctaTGCATGTGCTACTCAACTCGGGTGCTTTATTAATTTCACGAATGCAGAATGCTTGTTGCTAGCTTCCATGGCCTATGATCGCTATGTGGCCATTTGCAACCCTTTACTTTATATGGTTTTGATGTCTCCTAAAATCTGTAGTCAGCTTGTAGTCATACCATACATCTACAGTCTGATGGTGGCAATCTACCATGTTATCCTGACATTCCGCCTCTCCTACTGTGGTTCTAACATTATCAACCATTTCTACTGTGATGACATGCCTCTTTTGAGGCTGTCCTGCTCTGATACCCATTTCAAAGAAATGTGGCTTTTTATCTGCGCTGGAATCATTGGTATTGCTTCCCTTTTAGTTATCTCTGTCTCCTACATGTTTATTATCTCTGCAATTCTAAAGATGAAATCAGCTGAAGGCAGGTATAAAGCTTTCTCTACTTGTGGCTCACACATGATGGCTGTCACCATTTTTTATGGGACCTTAATATTTATGTACTTGCAACCTAGCTCAAACCATTCCCTTGATACAGATAAGATGGTCTCAGTCTTTTATTCAGTGATCATTCCCATGTTAAATCCCCTGATCTACAGTTTGAGGAATAAGGAGGTAAAGGATGCTCTTAAGAAGGCTTTAAGGAATAGTAATTAA
- the LOC127540144 gene encoding olfactory receptor 1044-like, translated as MAEINFTQVTEFILLGITDKQEMKIPLFILFLFIYMFTVVGNLGLIMIIRIDSRLKTPMYFFLSHLAFVDFCYSSSITPKMLGNFLYEKNIISFYACATQLGCFVSCTNSECLLLASMAYDRYVAICNPLLYMVLMSPKICIQLVVILYIVSSMVAIYNAILTFRLSYCGSNIINLFFCDDIPLLRLSCSDTHFKQMWIFICAGSIIIASLVVVFVSYMFIISAILKMKSDEGRLKAFSTCGSHMVAVTIYYGTLIFMYLQPSSKHSFDSNKSASVFYTVIIPMLNPLIYSLRNKEVKNALKRALNNSN; from the coding sequence ATGGCTGAGATTAATTTTACCCAGGTGACTGAGTTCATTCTCTTGGGCATCACTGACAAGCAAGAGATGAAGATTCCTCTCTTCATactgttcttatttatttatatgttcacAGTGGTGGGCAATTTGGGTCTCATCATGATCATCAGAATAGACTCACGACTGAAAACTCCAATGTATTTCTTCCTAAGTCACCTGGCATTTGTAGATTTCTGTTATTCTTCTTCAATCACACCTAAGATGTTGGGCAATTTCttatatgagaaaaatataatctctttctaTGCATGTGCTACTCAACTAGGGTGCTTTGTTAGCTGTACGAATTCAGAATGCTTGCTGCTAGCTTCCATGGCCTATGATCGCTATGTGGCCATTTGTAATCCTTTGCTTTATATGGTTTTGATGTCTCCTAAAATCTGCATTCAGCTTGTAGTCATTCTCTACATAGTCAGTTCAATGGTGGCGATCTACAATGCTATCCTGACATTCCGCCTCTCCTACTGTGGTTCTAACATTATCAACCTCTTCTTCTGTGATGACATACCTCTCTTGAGGCTGTCCTGCTCCGATACCCATTTCAAACAAATGTGGATTTTTATCTGTGCTGGAAGCATCATTATTGCTTCCCTTGTGGTTGTCTTTGTCTCCTACATGTTTATTATCTCTGCAATTCTAAAGATGAAATCAGATGAAGGTAGGCTCAAAGCTTTCTCTACCTGTGGCTCACACATGGTGGCTGTCACCATTTATTATGGGACCTTAATATTTATGTACTTGCAGCCCAGCTCAAAACATTCCTTTGATTCAAATAAGAGCGCCTCAGTCTTTTATACAGTGATCATTCCCATGTTAAATCCCCTGATCTACAGTTTGAggaataaggaagtaaagaatgcTCTGAAGAGGGCCTTAAACAATAGTAATTAA